A window of the bacterium genome harbors these coding sequences:
- the ehuA gene encoding ectoine/hydroxyectoine ABC transporter ATP-binding protein EhuA, whose amino-acid sequence MTAIAPSAVDTLVRLHAASKSYGSHVVLHALSLEVPRGQRLVIIGPSGSGKTTILRCLMTLEHLDAGTIEIEGIGVEYGPRVDPAAAPFARQLRAMRRKVGMVFQHFNLFPHMTTLANVTLAPCCVLGTAKVEAEAQARELLGMVGLADKTDSYPHQLSGGQQQRVAIARALAMRPKVMLFDEVTSALDPELVGEVLKVIRQLAHDSGMTMLIVTHEMAFAAEIGDRVVFMDNGRIVEDNPPQVIFKNPANDRTQQFLRMLSDR is encoded by the coding sequence ATGACGGCGATCGCGCCCTCTGCCGTGGACACCTTGGTTCGCCTTCACGCGGCCAGCAAATCCTACGGATCGCACGTGGTGCTCCACGCTCTCAGCCTCGAGGTGCCTCGCGGTCAACGGTTGGTAATCATCGGCCCGAGCGGATCCGGGAAGACCACCATACTGCGTTGTCTGATGACGCTCGAGCACCTGGACGCCGGTACCATCGAGATCGAGGGCATCGGGGTTGAGTACGGGCCCCGGGTCGACCCCGCCGCGGCCCCATTTGCGCGGCAGCTGCGCGCGATGCGCCGCAAGGTCGGGATGGTATTCCAGCACTTCAACTTGTTTCCGCACATGACGACGCTGGCGAACGTTACCCTGGCGCCGTGTTGTGTGTTGGGCACGGCAAAAGTGGAGGCGGAGGCGCAAGCCCGCGAGCTGCTCGGTATGGTCGGGTTGGCGGACAAGACGGACTCCTACCCGCATCAGCTTTCCGGCGGCCAGCAACAGCGTGTCGCCATCGCGCGGGCACTGGCGATGCGCCCCAAGGTGATGCTGTTCGATGAAGTCACCTCCGCGCTGGATCCGGAACTGGTCGGCGAGGTGCTGAAGGTCATCCGCCAGCTTGCGCACGACAGCGGGATGACTATGCTCATCGTGACGCATGAGATGGCGTTTGCGGCGGAGATTGGGGATCGGGTCGTATTCATGGACAACGGTCGTATCGTCGAGGACAATCCACCCCAGGTTATTTTCAAGAATCCCGCGAACGACCGGACC
- the ehuD gene encoding ectoine/hydroxyectoine ABC transporter permease subunit EhuD — protein sequence MDIGYLWHSVPLLLRGLVVTLEATGLGMAIASILGLVIAVVRLLRVPVLARMMDVYILFVRSTPLLVQLFFLFYVLPWYGITLSAFAVGMWGLGMHFAAYTAEVYRAGFEQVPKGQWEAARALNLGPGHTLALVIFPQALRPIVPALGNYLISMFKDSSLLATITVYELLGVTRQLAAESFQYTTLFTAMGAIYFLLAYPSSLAVRYAERRLRQGQN from the coding sequence GTGGACATCGGGTACCTGTGGCATTCGGTCCCGCTGTTGCTGCGAGGGCTCGTCGTGACCCTCGAAGCCACTGGCCTCGGCATGGCGATCGCGAGCATTCTGGGGCTGGTGATCGCCGTGGTCAGGCTCCTGAGAGTGCCGGTCCTGGCGCGGATGATGGACGTCTACATCCTGTTTGTCCGGAGCACTCCGCTGCTGGTCCAGCTCTTCTTCCTATTCTACGTCTTGCCGTGGTACGGGATCACGCTAAGCGCGTTTGCGGTTGGGATGTGGGGACTCGGCATGCACTTCGCGGCGTACACGGCCGAGGTGTATCGGGCGGGCTTCGAACAGGTTCCAAAGGGCCAGTGGGAGGCGGCCCGGGCGCTCAACCTCGGTCCGGGACACACCCTGGCACTCGTCATCTTCCCGCAGGCGCTGCGGCCCATCGTGCCCGCGCTCGGGAACTATCTGATTTCGATGTTCAAGGACTCGAGTCTCCTTGCCACGATCACGGTGTATGAATTGCTGGGCGTCACACGGCAGTTAGCCGCCGAATCGTTTCAATACACCACACTATTTACGGCGATGGGTGCTATATACTTCCTCCTTGCTTATCCATCGTCGCTCGCGGTGCGTTACGCAGAGCGGCGTCTGCGTCAAGGCCAGAACTGA
- the ehuC gene encoding ectoine/hydroxyectoine ABC transporter permease subunit EhuC: MTETFGALVPGVSPIVVRLLLQGIGITVLTTVLSALLAGIVAFGVGLARLSPIRVVRVVAAAYVEFFRGTSALVQLYWGFFILPYIGIPLSPMLVGIGVLGCNAGAYGSEIVRGAILAVPRGQWEAASALSLSPPLRMFKVILPQALPTMMPSFGNLAIDVMKATSLLSLITVTDLTRVVSRLAVIGSWSFSLGYSVILVGYFCLSLPLIFATRLVERRSRQHMPEVTRP; the protein is encoded by the coding sequence ATGACCGAGACGTTCGGGGCGCTCGTACCCGGGGTCAGTCCCATCGTTGTTCGCTTGCTGCTCCAAGGGATCGGTATCACGGTCTTGACTACGGTCTTGAGTGCGCTGTTGGCCGGGATTGTCGCCTTTGGCGTCGGGCTCGCGCGGCTATCACCCATCCGCGTCGTGCGGGTCGTGGCGGCGGCCTATGTGGAGTTCTTCCGTGGGACCTCGGCGCTCGTGCAATTATACTGGGGTTTCTTTATCCTGCCCTACATCGGGATCCCGCTCTCCCCCATGCTAGTGGGGATTGGCGTGCTGGGCTGCAACGCGGGGGCCTACGGCTCGGAGATTGTGCGCGGGGCGATCCTCGCCGTTCCCCGCGGTCAATGGGAAGCGGCGTCGGCGCTCAGTCTTTCTCCACCGCTGCGGATGTTCAAGGTCATCCTTCCACAGGCGCTGCCGACCATGATGCCGTCGTTCGGCAACCTCGCCATCGACGTCATGAAGGCGACATCGCTCCTGTCACTGATCACGGTCACCGACTTGACTCGTGTGGTCAGCCGGCTGGCCGTGATCGGCAGCTGGTCGTTCTCCCTCGGGTATTCCGTGATCCTGGTCGGCTACTTCTGCCTGTCCTTGCCGCTCATCTTCGCTACGCGACTCGTTGAGCGCCGCAGCCGACAGCACATGCCGGAAGTCACGAGGCCATAA